The proteins below come from a single Ruegeria sp. SCSIO 43209 genomic window:
- the gcvH gene encoding glycine cleavage system protein GcvH has protein sequence MATYYSEEHEWLSVDGDTATLGITKHAAEQLGDVVFVEQQEAGDEFEKGGEIGVIESVKAASELYAPVDGEITEVNEALADNPGALNEDPEGEAWIYKIKIADASQLEDLMDEAGYKAFIG, from the coding sequence ATGGCAACCTATTATTCCGAAGAGCATGAATGGCTGAGCGTTGACGGCGACACCGCCACGCTGGGCATCACCAAACACGCCGCCGAGCAATTGGGTGACGTGGTGTTCGTGGAACAGCAGGAAGCAGGCGACGAGTTCGAAAAAGGCGGCGAGATCGGCGTGATTGAATCCGTCAAGGCGGCGTCCGAGCTTTACGCACCGGTCGACGGCGAGATCACCGAGGTGAACGAGGCACTGGCCGACAATCCCGGCGCGCTGAACGAAGACCCCGAAGGCGAGGCCTGGATCTACAAGATCAAGATCGCGGACGCCTCGCAGCTCGAAGACCTGATGGACGAGGCCGGCTACAAGGCCTTCATCGGTTAA